The genomic DNA TTCGGACTCCGATTGCACCCGGGACCTCTCCAGCGTGGCCGTACGCGGCGACTGGATCGGTCAGGTCACCATCCTCGACGACGAGTGGGCGATCGGGGGCGGGTCGGTCAACGAGGGGCCCCCCGACACGATCAGCACCATGATCTTCACCGTGACGCTCGCGAAGCCCACCGACCGGCCCGTCACAGCGTTCTACAGCACCAGGGACGAGGGCTCTGCGACCGCAGGCGTCGATTACGTCGCCGCAACGGACGCGACACTCACCATCCCCGAGGGCCAGAGCGGGTCGATCGCGGTCCAGGTCACGGGCGACGCGGCACCGGAGGCCAACGAGACGTTCCTGGTGGTGCTGGGACGCCCCGGGAACGTGTCCTGCTGCGGGCCTCACGTCGCCCAGGGTGTCATCATCGACGACGACGTCGCCGCCAACGCCGGACCGGACCGGACGGTCGACACCGAGGAACCGGTCACGTTCACCGCGACGTCGGCGGGCGGGGGCGGGAACAAGACCTTCACCTGGGAGTTCGGCGACGGGTCCACCGCGTCCGGTCAGGAGGTCACGCACCGGTACGCCACCCCGGGCATCTACACGGTGGCCTTGACCGTGGTCGACGAGGCCAGCCAGGCCACGGCCACCGACACCGCACGGATCACGGTCGTGGACACCGGCGTGGTCGGCCGCTCCTCGGGCCCCTCACGGATCGAGACCGCCATCGCGGTCTCGCGTGAGCACTGGCCCCAGGCGCTCGATGTGGTGCTGGCGACGGCCTACAACTACCCGGACGCGCTCGCCGCCGGGGCGTTGGCCGCCGAGCTCGACGCCCCCCTGCTGCTGACCGAACAGGATCGGTTGCGCGAAGACATCCGCGCCGAGCTGAGCCGGCTGCGCACCGAGAAGGTGTGGATCATGGGCGGGACCGGGGCCGTCGCGCAGCAGGTCGAGGACGACCTGCGCGCAGCCGGGTACCGCGTCGAGCGCGTCAAGGGGCCGGAGCGCTTCGCCACCGCAGCGGACGCCGTCCGCCGCGTCGGACCGAGCGCGCAAGGCGAGGTCGTGATCGCCCTCGGGTCGCACGCCGACGAGAACCGCGCCTGGCCCGACGCCCTGTCAGCCGGGTCGTTCGCGGCGCTGGCGGATCCGATCCCGACCCTACTGACGGCGAGCGACGTCCTGCCGGCCCCGACCGCGCGGGCGCTGGCGGACATGAACGTCCAGAGGGTCTTCCTCCTCGGCGGTGAGGCCGCGATCTCCCGCTCGGTGGAGGATGGCCTGCGCGGGTCGGGGTACCAGGTCCAACGGGTCGGCGGAGCCAACCGCTTCGAGACCTCGGCGATGGTGGCGGCGGTGGTGCTCCCGCGGATGCCGGCCGGGCAGGTCCACGGGGTGTACGCCACGGGCGCGAACTACCCGGACGGTCTCAGCGGCGGAGCGCTCGCCGCGCGGATGAGCGGACCGGTGCTGCTGGTCCCGCCTGACACGCTCGCCGGAGCGCCCGCCGTCGCCGACCTGATCCGCGCCCACGCCAACCGCTTCGACCTCGGGACGGTCGTCGGCGGCGCCGCTGTGGTGGCCGAGCCCGTCCGCGGGGAGCTGCAGGCTGGGATGCGAGCAAGCTAACAGGCGTCCAGGCCAGGCTCCTCCGGGCCAGGGTCCAGACCAGGGTCCAGACCAGCGGTCCGGGCCAGGGGTCCAGACCAGGGGGCCAGACCTGGGGTCGGCCAGGGGTCCAGGCGGAGCGGTGCCGTCTGTGGCGGTGCTGTCAAGACCTATACTCCCCGCCGTGCGCTCCCTCCTCGGCAACCTCCGCGATCTGTGGCACGCCCGGCAGCTCCTCCGGCAACTGGTCCAGAAGGAGCTCAAGGTCCGTTACAAGCACTCGGCGCTGGGGTTCCTGTGGTCGCTGATCACCCCCATCTTGATGACGGTGGTGTTCACCGCCGTGTTCGCGATCATCATCAAGATCCAGGTCGAGGACTTCGCGGCGTTCTTCGTCGCTGGGTACCTGGTGTGGTCGTTCTTCCAGAACGCGGTGCAGAACTCGGTGCAGGCGATCACCGGGAACGGGGCGCTGATCCGGAAGGTGTACTTCCCCCGGGAGGTACTGCCGCTGTCCAACGTGGTCGCCCAGGGGGTGCACTTCCTGTTGGCGCTCCTGGCGATCAGCCCCTACCTGGTGTGGACGCGTGGCCTGGGCGTCGTCGTGTACCTACCGGCGGTCGTCTTGGGGATCGTCCTGATCGGGGTCTTCGCCAGCGGGCTGGCGATGCTGTTCGCCGCAGCGAACGTGTCGTTCCGTGACCTGCAGGAGCTCGTCGTCGTGATCTTCCTGGTCTGGTTCTACCTCACGCCGATCATCTACCCCCTGCAGATGGTCATCGACGTGGCCGGCGACAGCGCGGTCGGTGCTGTCGCCCTGCAGGTCATCCGGGCGAACCCGCTGACGTGGTTCGTGGAGCTGTTCCGTTACCCGCTGTACGGCATCGTGCGCACCATGGGCGAGAACGCATCGTCGACCCTGCCCGTGTGGCCCAGCGTCGAGCTGATCCTCGCCACCACGTCGGTGGCGCTGGTGAGCTTCCTCGCCGGCTACATGGTGTTCCACCGCAACGCGCTCACCTTCGCCAAGGAGGTGTGAGCGCCGTGCTCGACCAGCTGCGTGACCTGATCCGCCCGGAGCGTGCCAACGGCACCGGTCCGGCGATCGTGGTGGAGAACCTGACCGAGACCTTCCGCCTGTACCAAGAGCAGCCCAGCGGGTTGAAAGAGCGGCTCACGACCCTGAAGCGGGCGAACTACTCCGAGTTCGAGGCGCTGAGCGACGTGTCGTTCACCGTGGAGCACGGCGAGAGCGTCGGCGTGATCGGCCACAACGGGTCGGGGAAGTCGACCCTGCTGAAGGTGCTCGCCCGGATCCTGCCGGCCGACCGGGGACGGGTCGAGATCAACGGTCGGGTGGCATCCCTGCTGGAACTCGGCGCCGGCTTCCACGGCGACCTGACGGGACGGGAGAACATCTACCTCAACGGGGCCATCCTGGGGCTGGCCAACGAGGACATCGACCGGCAGTTCGATGCGATCGTCGACTTCGCGGGCGTCCGCGGCTTCATCGACCAGCCGGTGCGCAACTACTCGAGTGGGATGTACGTCCGGCTCGGCTTCGCGATCGCCGTGCATGTCGACCCCGACGTCCTGCTGGTCGACGAGGTCCTGTCGGTCGGGGACGCGTTCTTCCAGACCAAGTCGCTGGAGCGGATGGCGAGCTTCCGCGAGCGCGGCAAGACGGTGTTCTTCGTCAGCCACGACCTGAACGCCATCGAGGAGCTCTGCCCGCGGGTCCTGGTCCTCGACCACGGCGAGCTGGTCTTCGACGGGTCCACCCGCGAAGGGGTGCAGCAGTACGCCCAGATCATGGGCACCGTCAGCGAGGACGAGGGCGACGGCTCGGGCCGGGTGGGGACCGGCCACGTCCGCATCGCCGCGGCGCGGCTGCTCGACGCCGACGGTCAGGTCGTGAACAAGGTCCCCCCCTCCAAGACCCTCGCGCTACGGCTAGATCTGCGTGCGGAGCAGGACGTCGAGGCGTGCAGCGCCGGCGCCACCTTCGAGACGGGCGACGGGCGGCGCCTCTACGAGGTCCACTCCACCTGGCAGGGGCTGGGCGTCGGTCCGCTCGCCGCGGGGGACACCGCGGTGCTGGAGATCCGGTTCACCGCTCACGTCCTCGCCGGCCACTACCGCATCAGCCCGACGGTCACCGACCCCACGGGGCGGACCGGCTACGACGTGCTGCCGCGCCCTGTCACGTTCGAGGTCACGCCGGCACCGGGCGGGTCCGGCCTGGTCGACTTCGTGGCCGCCACCCGCGTCGTCGAAGGGCCGTCGGTCGACCTCAGCAGCTGACGCGATGCGGGTCGCGGCCATCGTGGTCAACTGGAACGGGGCTCTGCAGCTGATCGCCTGCCTCGACGCGCTGGTCGCCCAGGATCACGACGACCTCGAGATCTGGGTGGTGGACAACGCCAGCACCGACGGTTCACGGGACCTGCTCGAGCGCTACGCCGCGGAGCGCACCGCGATCGCGGCCACGCGACCAGGCCAGCCACCGCTCCGCGTGCTGTGGAACGAGACCAACCGGGGGTACGCCGGCGCGGTGAACGACGCGCTGGCCCGCACCGACGCGACCGCGGTCGCCGTGGCCAACTTCGACGTGCAGCCCCGCCCCGACTACCTCTCGACCGCGGTGAGCGCCCTCCTCGCCGACGACCGCCGCGGCGCCGTGCAGGGCAAGCTGCTCCGGCCGGGGCGGGGCGCGGACGGCTCGGACGTGATCGACACCACCGGCCACGTCGCGTTCCGCACCCGGCTGTTCCGCAACCGCGGGGAGGGCCAGACCGACGCCGGCCAGTGGGATGAGCCCGGTGAGGTGTTCGGCGTGTCCGGAGCCCTCGCGCTGTACCGGCGAGCGATGCTCGACGACGTGGCGGTCGACGTCGACGGGCGGTGCGAGATCCTCGACGAGGACCTGTTCGCGTTCTTCGAGGACATTGACCTCGACTGGCGCGCCCGGATGCGCGGCTGGATGGCGTGGTACGAGCCGCGCGCGGTCGCCCAGCACCAGCGGGGCGGTGCCGGACCTCGTCGCACGGCGCACGTCGAGCAGTTGAACTTCCAGAACCGGCTACTGACCCTGATCAAGTGCGACAGTCCCTCGCGTTTCGTGCGCCACCTCCCCGGCTTCGCGGTCACGACGGTGCTCAAGGCCGGGGAGCTGCTGCTGACCGTCCCCCGTGCGTTCTTCGCGACGTTCAGCGCCGTCAGGCTCGTCCCGCGGATGCTCCGCAAGCGGCGGCTGGTCCACGCGGCCGCCACCGTCCCCAGCCGCCAGGTCGTGGACCGCTGGTTCGATCCGTTCGACTACCGCGATTGGGTGCGGGCCTGGTGGCATCGGGTGCGCGCCGAACGCCACCGATCACGGCGCTGACCGACCGCGCCGAAGCACGACTGCTCGCCCCGCCGTTCACCCGGCGGGCGACGGCTCCGTCTCGGCCGGTTGGGTCGCCCCCGGGGTCGGCGACTCATCCGGCGTCGCATCGTCCGGCGTTGCGTCGTCCGGCGTCGGCGGAGACGCTGTCTGCTGCGGCGTGGCCCCGTCGTCCTCGAACGACAGCACGTCGTCCGGGTACCCGGCGATCGCCGCCTCCGGGGCGCGGCCGTGCGTCCCGAAGTTCTCGATCAGGAACTTGTCGAGGGCCTGCTCCTCGAAGCGGTCGCAGTCCATCGAAACCGTCCACGCCCGGACCGCGAGCGCCTTGTTGCTGCTCTGGAACGGCCCCTCCCAGGGCGCCACGATGATGCCCGTCCCGCCCTCACCCTGGAAGCCGGCGCGGTTGCGTGCGCTGGCCCAGTCCTTCAGGGCCGAGACCTGCTCGTCGGGGAGCGCCTCCGGGCGGTACCACACCACGACCGCGCCGTGCTCCAGGTTGTGGGTCGTGCGTCGCTCGTCGACCGGCTCGTCGTAGGTGGCGACCCGCGCCGTGATGGCGAAGTGGCGCCCGCTGTCGGTCGGACGCACCGCGTAGAGCTGCTCGGCTGGCGGCGCCGGCTCGTCCAGGTGCTGGGTGCTCGGAGCGGGCGGGATCTCCACCGCCTCGCAGCCGGCCGCGTCCTGCGCGGCCTGGGCTGCCGCAGGCGAGATCGTGACGCCGGTCGGAGCCGGTGGCTCACGTGTGAAAACCAGCAACGCCGCGACCCCCGCCACGACAGCGATCGTGACCACGACGGTGACGATCCGCCGCCGGCGCTCCTCGCGGGCTGCCGCCGCCTCGCGTTCCCGGCGCTCGGCGCGGGCGCGTTCCCGCCGTTCGCGCTTGGTCGGACGCTCCCGGTCAGCCACTGAACGTCCCTCGCCATCGGACGCCGCGGCACTCTAGCCACCCCGTTCAGCGACCCGAAGGCGGTCGCGCCGGGGTACGCCGATCGAGCCAGCCCAGGTCAGGCTGCGCCCCGCTCCGCCCACCGCGTGGTACAAGCGCCCGGTAGCCGACCGGTGGAGGCCAGATGTTGGACTACTTCCGGCTCGAAGAGCGGCGCACGGACGTGCGCACCGAGGTGGTGGCGGGCGTCACCACCTTCATGACGATGGCCTACATCTTGTTCGTCAACCCGGCGATCCTGGGGCTGGAAGGCGCCGGCCTGGAGTTCGGTGCGGTCCTGTCGGTCACGGCGCTGGTGGCGGGCGTCATGACGATCGCCATGGGCATCGTCAGCAACTACCCGTTCGCGATCGCCAGCGGCCTCGGCCTCAACGCCGTCGTGGCCTTCCAGCTGGTCGGGGCTGAGGGGCTGACCTTCCCCGAGGCCATGGGGGTGGTGGTCACCGAGGGGGCGATCATCACCGTGCTCGTCCTGACCGGTTTCCGCGAAGCGGTGCTCGAGGCGATCCCCCTGGAGCTGAAGAAGGCGATCGGGGCGGGCATCGGCCTGTTCATCGCCATCATCGGGTTCGCCAACTCCGGGATCGTGATCCCCGGCCCGGGCGGTGGCGGCCCGGTCCTGATGCGAGGAGCCTTCGATTCCGCACGCATCGCGGTGTTCGTGAGCGGCTTCCTGATCACCGCCGTCCTGGTCGCGCGCCGGATCAAGGGGTCGCTGCTGATCGGGATCGTGCTGACCACGATCCTCGCCATGGTCGTCAACGCCGCTGCCGGCGGGGCGCTGTGGCAGGACGTCGGCGCGGGAGTCGCCCGCTTGCCGCAGGAGGTGATCGACGCTCCGGACTTCTCGCTGCTGGGTCAGTTCTCGTTCGGCTACTGGGCCAAGCTCGGGGCGCTGTCGGCGGTCCTGGCGGTGTTCACCCTGATGCTGGCCGATTTCTTCGACACGATGGGGACCGCGATCGCGCTCGGCAACGAAGGCGGCTTCCTCACGCCACGCGGACGGCTGCCCGGCATGAACCGTGTCCTGTTGGTGGACTCGCTGGCAGCTGCCGTCGGCGGGGCGGCGTCCGCCTCGAGCGCCACCACGTACATCGAATCGGCGAGCGGGATCGAGGAGGGCGGCCGGACGGGGCTGACCAGCGTCGTGATCGGTGTGTTGTTCCTCGGGGCGATCTTCTTCAGTCCGCTGGCGGGGATCATCCCGCCCGAGGCGACCGCACCGGCCCTCATCCTGGTCGGGTTCTTCATGATCTCGGTGGTCCGCGACCTGCCGTGGGACGACTACGCCACGGCGATCCCCGCCTTCCTCACCATGGTGGTGATGCCGTTCAACTTCTCCATCACCGACGGGATCGGTTGGGGGTTCGTGTCGTACACGGTGATCAAGGTCGCGACCGGACGCGTCGGTGAGGTGCACTGGATGATGGCCGCCTCGAGCGTGGCGTTCCTGCTGTACTTCGGGATCGACCCGATCAGGCGCTTGGTGCTGGGCGGCTGAGGTCAGCGGACCCCGCGACGGAACAGGTCCTCGTCCGCCGGTCGCAGCAGCTGTCGGGCGGAGCCGTCCGGGTCGCGCTCAACGGCCGCGCCGCGGATCACCACGAACGGCACACCACCGGCCTTGCGTCGCGCCAGGTCGGCAGCGGCGGCGAGCTCGTCGGCCACCGCCACAACGGTCACCTCGAGGCGTCGACCGTGGCGGTCGAGCCCACCGCGCTCATCACGCAGCGGGGCGATCCCGGCCACGCCGATGGCCACGTCGGTCTGGCCCAGCCGCCACGGGCGGCCGAACGTGTCGGAGATGACCACGCCGACCTCGACGCCGCCACGTTCGCGCAGTGCTGCGGCCAGACGACGCGCTGACGCGTCCGGATCGGTGGGCAGCAGCGACAGCATCCCCGGGGGGACGTTGGACGCATCCACCCCTGCGTTGGCGCACACGAACCCGTGCTCGGTCTCGGTGATCAGCACGTCGGCGGCCTCCGCCACGATCCGCGCCGCCTGTTCCCGGGCGATCCTGCGGCGGGCGTGGATCGGGTCCTCACCGACGGCGAGCGTCACCAACGCACCTTCGGCCTTGCTGACGACCTTCTGCGCCACGCACAGCACGTCGCCGTCGGCGAGGGTCCAGCCACCGGCGTGACAGGCGGAGACGACCAGCGCCGCGAGGTCGTCGCCTGGCCGGACCTCGGGCACGTCCGGCAGGGCAGCGACCTGGATCATCGCAGCGACCTCGCCAGTTCCAGCGTCGTCTGCGCCAGCGCGGTCGCCACGGCGACGTCGTCCATCAACGTGTCGGTGACCTCCACCGCGACGCCCAGGTCCTCGATGGCGCCCGCGAGGTCGCGGTCGGCCTCGTCGATCACCCACCCGTCCAGGAGCTGCCCGTACCAGGCGGCGACCCCGTGTGCTGACACGTCCGCACCGACGGCCGGGAGCAGCCGGTCGGCCATGCCGCGCACCACCGCGCCGCCCACGACCGGGGAGACCCCGACCACCGGCGCGTCGGTCGCCTCCAGCGCATCCCGGATGCCGGGCACGGCCAGGATCGTCCCGATCGACACGACCGGGTTCGAGGGGGAGATCACGACGGCGTCGGCGTCGCGGATGGCGTCGGTGACGCCGGGGGCCGGGCGGGCCTTCTCGGCGCCGGCCAGGGACACCTCGACGACGTGGTCCGCGGCGTGGTCGCGGACCCAGTACTCCTGGAAGTGCACGCACCGCCCGTCGGCGGTGCGCACCCGGGTGGCGACCGGATCATCGGTGGCCGGCAGGAGCCGCACGTCGAGGTTCCACGCGGTCGCGATCGCGGCCGTCACCGCCGACAACGGGCGTCCTTGCCGCAACCAGTGCGTGCGGACCAGGTGCGTGCCGAGGTCGTGGTCACCGAGCGTGAACCAGGTCGGCTCCCCGTAGCGGGCGACCTCCTGGGACACGTGGAACGTCTCGTTGGCGCGTCCCCAGCCCTGCTCGGGGTCGACCACCCCGGCGAGGGTGTAGGTGAGCGTGTCCAGGTCGGGGCTGACGTGCAGGCCGTGCAGTTGTATGTCGTCGCCGACGTTGACGATCACCGTGATGTCACGCGGCTCGGCGACGCGCACCAGCCCGCGGAGGAACCGCGCCGCGCCGACGCCGCCGGCCAGGATCGCGTACACCACCACCTCCACGTGACGAGGGACCGCCGAGGCTGGGAGGATAGGGGCGTGAACCGACGCCAGGTGCTGCGCTGCCTCGCCGCTGTTCTCGGCGCGGTCGCCACGGGCGGCTGCACCGGCCGCAGCGACCGTGAACCGGCGCTGGACGTCGAACCGGTCTCCGACCCGCCGCCGGTCACAGGTGACCCGGCGGCGTCACCTCCCCGCACACCGGAGCAGCCACCGCTCGAGGAGCGCACCGCCACGCCCGCGGCCGCCCCCGTGGCGGTGCGCTCGGTCGTGTGCCGGGCGGACTGGGCAGCGTCGGCCCCGACCGGCCCCTACCGCCGCCACACGATCGAGCGTCTCACCGTCCACCACACGGCGGTCGTGAACGACGACCCATCGCGTCAACCCGACCTTCTCCGCCGACACCAACGGAACCACCAAGCACGCGGCTTCGTCGACCTCGCCTACCACCTGGTGATCGCCGGTGACGGAACCGTCTACGAGGGTCGGGCCGTCACCGCGGTGGGGGAGACCTTCACCGACTACGACCCGGCAGGGCACTTCCTTCCGTGCCTGGAGGGCAACTTCGACCGCCAGGAGCCCTCCGGCGCACAGCTGGCGGCGCTGGCCGACGTGCTGGCGTGGGCCGCGGTCACCTTCGGCGTGCCGCCCGAGACGATCCGCGGGCACCGCAGCTTCGCCGCGACCCGCTGTCCCGGCGATGCGTTGCAGCGGCTGGTCGACGACGGCAGCCTCGAACGTTGGGTCACCGAGCGGATCGCTGCGGGTGGCGTGCGTCTCGAGCTGACCTGCGGCGGAGCGCTCGCGGTCACCTGAAGCCGTCCCCGCCGCAGCGCGGTGAGCGCCGGATCCGGGGAGCGAGCGCCCGTCCCTGTCTAGTCTGGGGTTGGACACCGAGGAAGGGGCTGCGGTGACCATCTGGGGCTACCTGGAGCGCCGCTGGGAAACCGTCCTGGAACTGACGATCGAGCACGTCGTCCTCGTCGCGGTCTCCGTGGCCATCGCCGTGGTGATCGGCGTGTTCCTCGCCACTCTCGTCCACCGCAACAACCGCGCGACCGCGTTGCTCCTCAACGTCACCAACGGTCTGTTCACCATCCCGGCCCTCGCCTACTTCACCGTCCTGGTGGCCCTGGTCGGCCTCGGCTGGGCCCCGAGCATCATCGTCCTGGCCATCTACGCCCTGCTCCCGATCGTGCGCAACACGGTGACGGGGCTACGCGAAGTGAACCCGGCGATCGTGAAGGCCGCGACGGGCATGGGCATGGGACGGATCCAGCTCGTCACCCGGATCCAGCTCCCGCTCGCCTGGCCGGTGATCCTCGGCGGCATCCGCGTCGGGGCCGTGCTCACGGTCGGCATCGCGGCGGTCGCTGCCTACATCAGCGGACCGGGGCTCGGACGGGAGATCTTCGGCGGCCTCTCGTCGCTGCGCTCGGCCCGCGCCGTGCCCCAGGCGGTGGTCGGCACGGTCGGGATCATCGTCGTCGCCCTGCTGATCGACGCCTTCCTGGTCGTCGTCGGCAAGCTCACCACCGCCAAGGAGATCCGATGACCGAGACCGCGACTGCTGCGAGTGAGCCGATGATCACGCTCGACTCGCTCACCAAGCGCTACCCGCAACAGCAGGTCCCCGCCGTTGACCACTTCGACCTGGAGGTCCCCGAAGGCGAGATCGTCGTCCTCGTCGGTCCCTCTGGGTGCGGGAAGACGACCACCCTGGAGATGATCAACCGCCTCATCGAGCCGACGTCCGGTCGGATCATCCTCGAGGGCGAGGACGTCACGCACGTGAACGTCGATCGGCTCCGCCGGCGCATCGGCTACGTCATCCAGCAGATCGGGCTGTTCCCGCACCGCACCATCGCGCAGAACATCGCGACGGTCCCTCAGCTCGTCGGGTGGGACAGGCAGCGCATCTCCGCGCGCGTCGATGAGCTGCTCGAGCTCGTCGGCCTCGATCCGGCGATCTACCGCGATCGGTACCCGAAGGAGCTGTCCGGTGGGCAACGCCAGCGGGTCGGCGTCGCCCGCGCGATGGCGAGCGATCCACCGGTCATGCTCATGGACGAGCCGTTCGGCGCGACCGATCCCATCACCCGCGAGCGACTCCAGAACGAGTTCCTGCGCATCCAGCAGGACATCAGCAAGACGATCGTGTTCGTCACCCACGACATCGACGAGGCGATCAAGATGGGCGACCGCATCGCCATCCTCCAAGAGGGCGCCCGCATCGCCCAGTACGACACGCCAGAGAACATCCTCAGCGACCCGGCGAACGAGTTCGTCGAGGAGTTCCTCGGCTCGGGCATCGTGCTGAAACGCCTGAACCTCGCCTGCGTCGGTGACGTGCGGCTGTCGGACACGTGGCCGACGGTGGGCATCGGGACGGACCGTGAGGCGGTTCGACGGACGATGGTGGAGGCCGACGAGGGGCACGTCCTGCTCCTCGACGAGGTGCAGCGGCCACGCCGCTGGCTCCGCGCACGCGACGTCGACAGCGACCGTCCGCTGGAAGAGGCCGGCATCCCGGTCGAGACCGTGCTCCGCCCCGACGTCACGCTCTCCGACGCGTTGCAGGAGATGCTCACCAGTGCGGTGGGCGTGGCGGTGATCGTCGACCGGGACGGCGGCTACCTCGGAACGCTCGACCTCGAGATCATCAACCAGGCGATCAGCAACATGCGCGAAGCGGCGCGTGAACGCGACCGCGAGGAGGTGCGCGCAACCGTTCGACCAACGAGCGAGGAGGCGTCGACCGCCGAGACGACCACGTGAGCGTCCTGGATGGCCAGGCACCGCCCGACGAGCAGGTCGGGCCGGTCGAGGACGTGCGCGACCGCGGCGCGTTCCTCCCCAAGTGGGCCCGGTACCTCGTGACACCCGGCGTCGTCACCGCCAGCTTCCTCGCCCTGTACCTGTACATGAGCGCCCGCGACCTCGGCGGCATCGAACGGCGCGTGCTCACCTACCCGGTGATCAGGGCGCGCACGATCGAGCACATCGACATCTCGTTCTGGGCGACCGTGATCGTGCTGTCGTTGGCGATCCCGACCGGGATCATGCTCACCCGCCCGTGGGCGCGCCGGGTCACACCGCTGTTCGTGGGACTCGCGAACATCGGACAGGGTGTGCCCTCGATCGGGACGTTCGTCCTGGTCTTCCTGATCCTCACCCGCAGGGGGCGGTACGCCGCCATCATCGGGCTGGCGATCTACGCCTTCCTCCCGGTGCTCCGCGGGACGATGGTCGGCCTCCAGCAGGTGCCGTGGGAGGTCATCAAGGCGGGGCGCGGCATGGGTTTGAACCGGATGCAGGTCCTGCGCCAGATCGAGCTGCCGCTTAGCGTCCCGATCCTGCTGACCGGCGTCCGCACCGCGCTCGTGCTGACGGTGAGCACCGCGCCCCTGGCCGCCTTCGTCCAGGGCGGTACGCTCGGTGCGATCATCATCACCGGCTTCGCCCAGAGCCGCTTCACGCTGGTGGTCACCGGCAGCGTCCTGGCAGCCGGGCTCGCGCTTCTGGCAGACTGGGCCGGCGGCATCGCCGAGGACCAGCTACGACCGCGCGGCCTATGAGACCATGATGTCCAGCAGCGCAGCGTCGCCCCAGGCGTCATCGAACCATCAGTCACCGATCGAGGAGAAGACGTGCACTTCGACCTGTCCAGGTACACGATGAGAGTCACCGCGCTGCTCGCGGCGCTGGCCCTCGCGCTCGCGGCGTGCGGGGACGGCGACGGGGTCACCGGTGACGGTGACGGCGACGGCGCCGCGCCGGACAACCTCATCTCGGAGAACTACGACCTGTCCGACGTGAACATCCGTTTCGGCTCGAAGGACTTCACCGAGCAGCTGGTCCTCGGCCAGATCGCCGCGAAAGCCCTCGAGGCGGCCGGGGCGTCGGTCAACCTCACGGAGAACCTCGCCAGCCCCGACGGGCCGCGCAACGCGCTCCTCGCCGGCGAGATCGACGCGGCGTGGGAGTACACCGGGACCGCGTGGATCAACTACCTCGGCAACGAGGAGCCGATCGAGGACCCGATCGAGCAGTGGGAGGCGGTGAAGCAGCAGGACCTCGAGGAGAACAACGTCTTCTGGACCGAACCGGCTCCCTTCGACGACACCTACGGCTTCGCGTACCCGCGTGATGCGGTGGACGAGTTCGGGATCGAGACGGTCTCCGAGCTCGCCGAGTTCGTGCAGGCCAACCCCGACCAGGCGAGCCTCTGCGTCGACCCGACCTTCGCCTCCCGCGAGGACGGGCTACCACGCGTTGAGGAGGTCTAC from Actinomycetota bacterium includes the following:
- a CDS encoding glycosyltransferase, which produces MRVAAIVVNWNGALQLIACLDALVAQDHDDLEIWVVDNASTDGSRDLLERYAAERTAIAATRPGQPPLRVLWNETNRGYAGAVNDALARTDATAVAVANFDVQPRPDYLSTAVSALLADDRRGAVQGKLLRPGRGADGSDVIDTTGHVAFRTRLFRNRGEGQTDAGQWDEPGEVFGVSGALALYRRAMLDDVAVDVDGRCEILDEDLFAFFEDIDLDWRARMRGWMAWYEPRAVAQHQRGGAGPRRTAHVEQLNFQNRLLTLIKCDSPSRFVRHLPGFAVTTVLKAGELLLTVPRAFFATFSAVRLVPRMLRKRRLVHAAATVPSRQVVDRWFDPFDYRDWVRAWWHRVRAERHRSRR
- a CDS encoding ABC transporter ATP-binding protein, whose protein sequence is MSAVLDQLRDLIRPERANGTGPAIVVENLTETFRLYQEQPSGLKERLTTLKRANYSEFEALSDVSFTVEHGESVGVIGHNGSGKSTLLKVLARILPADRGRVEINGRVASLLELGAGFHGDLTGRENIYLNGAILGLANEDIDRQFDAIVDFAGVRGFIDQPVRNYSSGMYVRLGFAIAVHVDPDVLLVDEVLSVGDAFFQTKSLERMASFRERGKTVFFVSHDLNAIEELCPRVLVLDHGELVFDGSTREGVQQYAQIMGTVSEDEGDGSGRVGTGHVRIAAARLLDADGQVVNKVPPSKTLALRLDLRAEQDVEACSAGATFETGDGRRLYEVHSTWQGLGVGPLAAGDTAVLEIRFTAHVLAGHYRISPTVTDPTGRTGYDVLPRPVTFEVTPAPGGSGLVDFVAATRVVEGPSVDLSS
- a CDS encoding cell wall-binding repeat-containing protein; its protein translation is PGDPEERKEVRVPIIDDRTAGEGPETFSITVEAAGGLVTKKTAHTVIDDNDGASVNVSDAMVNEGAGSATVTFQLSSILSEAIHVVWRTADGTATRGADYKQSSGVTAINAGGTTASVTVPIEADNVVDDFEEQLYVLIDCVKASAGSDSDCTRDLSSVAVRGDWIGQVTILDDEWAIGGGSVNEGPPDTISTMIFTVTLAKPTDRPVTAFYSTRDEGSATAGVDYVAATDATLTIPEGQSGSIAVQVTGDAAPEANETFLVVLGRPGNVSCCGPHVAQGVIIDDDVAANAGPDRTVDTEEPVTFTATSAGGGGNKTFTWEFGDGSTASGQEVTHRYATPGIYTVALTVVDEASQATATDTARITVVDTGVVGRSSGPSRIETAIAVSREHWPQALDVVLATAYNYPDALAAGALAAELDAPLLLTEQDRLREDIRAELSRLRTEKVWIMGGTGAVAQQVEDDLRAAGYRVERVKGPERFATAADAVRRVGPSAQGEVVIALGSHADENRAWPDALSAGSFAALADPIPTLLTASDVLPAPTARALADMNVQRVFLLGGEAAISRSVEDGLRGSGYQVQRVGGANRFETSAMVAAVVLPRMPAGQVHGVYATGANYPDGLSGGALAARMSGPVLLVPPDTLAGAPAVADLIRAHANRFDLGTVVGGAAVVAEPVRGELQAGMRAS
- a CDS encoding DUF3105 domain-containing protein; translated protein: MADRERPTKRERRERARAERREREAAAAREERRRRIVTVVVTIAVVAGVAALLVFTREPPAPTGVTISPAAAQAAQDAAGCEAVEIPPAPSTQHLDEPAPPAEQLYAVRPTDSGRHFAITARVATYDEPVDERRTTHNLEHGAVVVWYRPEALPDEQVSALKDWASARNRAGFQGEGGTGIIVAPWEGPFQSSNKALAVRAWTVSMDCDRFEEQALDKFLIENFGTHGRAPEAAIAGYPDDVLSFEDDGATPQQTASPPTPDDATPDDATPDESPTPGATQPAETEPSPAG
- a CDS encoding ABC transporter permease, coding for MRSLLGNLRDLWHARQLLRQLVQKELKVRYKHSALGFLWSLITPILMTVVFTAVFAIIIKIQVEDFAAFFVAGYLVWSFFQNAVQNSVQAITGNGALIRKVYFPREVLPLSNVVAQGVHFLLALLAISPYLVWTRGLGVVVYLPAVVLGIVLIGVFASGLAMLFAAANVSFRDLQELVVVIFLVWFYLTPIIYPLQMVIDVAGDSAVGAVALQVIRANPLTWFVELFRYPLYGIVRTMGENASSTLPVWPSVELILATTSVALVSFLAGYMVFHRNALTFAKEV